In Natronocella acetinitrilica, the following proteins share a genomic window:
- the moeA gene encoding molybdopterin molybdotransferase MoeA: MSTPPRQDPSCQDDNDPSSLRIEQAWARIRTDIAPIKGTERVATRDALSRILAEDIHSRVNVPSTTNAAMDGYAIRGDDLQADGSARLELLGKALAGHPFSGQVTAGGCVRITTGASMPAGADTVVMQERATVDGGTVIIDAGQEVGQNVRQAGEDLAQGQRVLAAGQRVDVPELGILGSMGLVEVSVRRRLRVAFFSTGDELIGAGEPAGEGKIYDSNRYTLFAALQALGVEATDMGVVEDSPEALEQAFTEAAGFADAIITSGGVSVGEADYIKQILNKLGSVNFWKIAMRPGRPLAFGRLRDAWFFGLPGNPVSVVATWYQFVQPALRHLSGQDITPPLRFRVRTADRLRKRPGRTEFQRGILRQDDSGELVVHTTGSQGSGILSSMSAANCFIVVPHDSGPVAAGEYVEVQPFHGVMG; this comes from the coding sequence ATGAGCACACCACCGCGACAAGACCCGAGCTGCCAGGATGATAACGATCCCTCCTCACTGCGCATCGAACAGGCCTGGGCACGCATTCGCACCGACATCGCGCCCATCAAGGGTACGGAGCGGGTCGCTACCCGGGACGCGCTGAGCAGGATTCTGGCCGAGGATATTCACTCCCGCGTCAACGTGCCGAGCACCACCAATGCTGCCATGGATGGATACGCCATACGCGGCGACGATCTGCAGGCAGACGGCTCGGCGCGCCTCGAACTGCTTGGCAAGGCCCTTGCCGGCCACCCCTTTAGCGGCCAGGTGACCGCCGGCGGATGTGTGCGCATTACCACCGGGGCGTCCATGCCGGCGGGAGCGGACACCGTCGTGATGCAGGAACGGGCCACTGTTGACGGCGGCACCGTCATCATCGACGCCGGGCAGGAAGTCGGCCAGAACGTGCGCCAGGCCGGCGAGGATCTTGCCCAGGGTCAGCGCGTGCTGGCAGCCGGCCAGCGGGTTGATGTGCCGGAACTTGGCATACTCGGGTCCATGGGGCTGGTGGAGGTGTCTGTCCGGCGACGACTGCGCGTGGCCTTCTTTTCCACCGGCGACGAACTGATTGGCGCTGGCGAGCCCGCCGGCGAAGGAAAGATCTACGATAGCAACCGCTACACTCTGTTTGCCGCGTTGCAGGCCCTTGGCGTCGAAGCGACAGACATGGGCGTGGTCGAGGACTCTCCGGAGGCACTGGAGCAGGCTTTCACGGAAGCGGCGGGCTTTGCCGACGCCATCATCACCTCCGGGGGCGTTTCCGTGGGCGAGGCCGACTACATCAAGCAGATTCTCAACAAGCTGGGCAGCGTCAATTTCTGGAAGATCGCCATGCGCCCGGGTCGGCCACTGGCATTCGGCCGCCTGCGGGACGCCTGGTTCTTCGGGCTTCCTGGAAATCCGGTCTCGGTGGTCGCCACCTGGTACCAGTTCGTGCAACCGGCCCTGCGCCACCTTTCCGGGCAGGACATCACCCCACCGCTGCGCTTCCGCGTCCGCACGGCGGACCGGCTACGCAAGCGTCCGGGCCGCACGGAGTTTCAACGCGGCATCCTCCGTCAGGACGACAGTGGTGAGTTGGTAGTGCACACCACTGGAAGCCAGGGCTCAGGCATTCTCAGTTCCATGAGCGCGGCAAACTGCTTTATCGTCGTGCCCCACGACAGCGGCCCGGTTGCTGCCGGCGAATACGTGGAAGTGCAGCCTTTTCACGGAGTCATGGGCTAG
- the moeB gene encoding molybdopterin-synthase adenylyltransferase MoeB, producing MKLITVRIPTPLRPFADGLDAVQAEGETVRDILYGLRDSHVGLGQRILTPEGELRRFVNVYVGNANIASLGGLDAAVNDGDVVSIIPAVAGGMGQASSRRLENLRASIREIDPAEAARLQADGAALIDVREQDEIAAGSPKGALHMGRGFLELRIEDAVPDLDQPVLTLCGGGTRSLFAAEDLQRLGYRNVYSVTGGFNRWKNDGLPFEIPRTLSPAARERYSRHLLMPEVGEQGQLKLMDAKVLLIGAGGLGSPVALYLAAAGVGTIGLVDHDVVDRSNLQRQVIHAEDRVGTPKVESARAGIHALNPEVTVQVHETYLSSDNVDELFAGYDIVIDGADNFPTRYLINDACVKHGIPNVHGAVFRFEGQVTVFWPGREQGPGPCYRCLYPEPPPPELAPSCAEAGVLGVLPGIIGLLQAIEAVKLILGVGEPLVGRLLYYDALSAGFTELRMDRDPDCAYCGDGKAFPGYVDYQGFCAAS from the coding sequence TTGAAACTGATCACGGTCCGAATTCCAACGCCGTTGCGCCCTTTTGCCGATGGCCTCGATGCCGTGCAAGCAGAAGGTGAAACCGTAAGGGACATACTCTACGGATTGCGTGACAGTCACGTCGGTCTTGGGCAGAGAATCCTCACCCCGGAAGGCGAGCTGCGGCGTTTCGTCAACGTGTACGTCGGCAACGCCAACATCGCATCCCTCGGCGGCCTGGATGCCGCCGTCAATGATGGTGACGTGGTGTCCATCATTCCGGCGGTGGCCGGCGGCATGGGCCAGGCCAGTAGTCGGCGGCTGGAGAACCTGCGTGCCAGCATCAGGGAAATCGATCCTGCCGAGGCGGCGCGCCTGCAGGCGGACGGGGCCGCGTTGATCGACGTCCGTGAACAGGATGAAATCGCTGCCGGCAGCCCCAAGGGTGCGCTTCATATGGGGCGGGGTTTTCTCGAGCTGCGCATCGAGGACGCCGTGCCGGATCTCGATCAGCCGGTACTCACCCTTTGTGGCGGCGGCACCCGCTCGCTATTCGCCGCCGAGGATCTGCAGCGCCTCGGCTACCGCAACGTCTACTCCGTGACGGGCGGATTCAACCGTTGGAAGAACGACGGTCTGCCGTTCGAGATACCGAGGACATTGAGCCCGGCCGCACGGGAGCGGTACTCCCGGCATCTGCTCATGCCCGAGGTGGGCGAGCAGGGGCAGCTCAAGCTCATGGATGCCAAGGTACTACTCATCGGGGCCGGGGGGCTTGGTTCACCGGTGGCCCTCTATCTGGCCGCCGCTGGCGTTGGCACCATTGGTCTGGTGGATCACGATGTGGTGGATCGGAGTAATCTCCAGCGGCAGGTGATTCACGCCGAGGATCGTGTGGGCACACCGAAGGTGGAGTCGGCCAGGGCGGGAATTCATGCCCTCAATCCGGAAGTCACCGTGCAGGTCCACGAAACCTATCTGAGCAGCGATAACGTTGACGAACTGTTCGCTGGTTATGACATCGTCATCGATGGCGCGGACAACTTCCCCACCCGATACCTCATCAACGATGCCTGCGTGAAGCACGGCATCCCCAATGTCCATGGTGCCGTGTTCCGTTTCGAAGGCCAGGTGACCGTGTTCTGGCCCGGGCGGGAGCAGGGGCCCGGCCCCTGTTATCGATGCCTGTATCCCGAGCCGCCACCGCCGGAGCTGGCACCCTCCTGTGCCGAGGCGGGAGTGCTCGGTGTGCTGCCCGGGATCATCGGGCTACTGCAGGCCATCGAGGCGGTGAAGCTGATTCTCGGCGTGGGCGAGCCACTGGTGGGGCGCTTGCTCTATTACGATGCGCTCAGTGCCGGGTTCACCGAACTGCGCATGGATCGTGATCCGGACTGTGCCTATTGTGGTGATGGCAAGGCTTTCCCGGGCTACGTGGACTACCAGGGCTTCTGCGCCGCCAGCTGA
- a CDS encoding Mov34/MPN/PAD-1 family protein yields MRTVTLRPELREELAGLAVAAYPHEGCGVLLGDGTGDAIAVRAVATCANRADNPRREFLLDPEDYLAAERRAEATGQQVVGIWHSHPEGTAEPSRTDLEMAWGGWSYLIAATRADCMVDLRAWRLNGAGFVEEVIES; encoded by the coding sequence ATGCGTACCGTTACACTGCGGCCTGAACTTCGCGAAGAACTTGCCGGGCTTGCCGTTGCCGCTTATCCCCACGAGGGTTGTGGGGTGCTGCTCGGTGACGGTACCGGCGATGCAATCGCGGTCCGAGCCGTGGCCACCTGCGCCAACCGCGCCGATAATCCGCGGCGCGAATTCCTCCTCGACCCGGAGGATTACCTGGCAGCCGAGCGCAGGGCCGAGGCAACCGGGCAGCAGGTGGTGGGTATCTGGCATAGTCACCCCGAGGGAACGGCGGAACCTTCACGGACTGATCTTGAAATGGCCTGGGGCGGTTGGTCGTACCTGATCGCTGCGACGCGGGCTGATTGCATGGTTGACCTGCGAGCGTGGCGACTGAACGGCGCCGGCTTCGTGGAGGAGGTTATCGAGTCTTGA
- a CDS encoding DUF3305 domain-containing protein, whose translation MEQPSQSEWSGLKELPVAVVVGAPAGEARGDHRRWQIGGVLVGERFGSDTREKVLMRSGPDGELFMWRGLRIRLERSEAEDYFLNLAEETPVVYVVVRWTDDNELLPVEVTVSLGEAQAMDSTDLRSVDEAVRTVPMPPEVGVWLAEFAAKHYVPRKKKKRGKKRSSALYDAAVGDFSPDDDWSGGTK comes from the coding sequence ATGGAGCAGCCATCACAAAGCGAGTGGTCCGGGCTCAAGGAGCTGCCGGTTGCGGTTGTGGTTGGCGCTCCCGCTGGCGAGGCCCGTGGAGACCATCGGCGCTGGCAGATTGGCGGCGTACTTGTAGGAGAACGCTTCGGTTCCGATACCCGGGAGAAAGTGCTCATGCGTTCGGGGCCGGACGGTGAGCTTTTCATGTGGCGCGGCTTGCGGATACGGCTGGAGCGCTCCGAAGCAGAGGATTACTTCCTCAACCTGGCCGAGGAGACGCCGGTGGTCTACGTGGTTGTCCGCTGGACCGACGACAACGAACTGTTGCCAGTTGAGGTGACCGTGAGTCTGGGCGAGGCGCAGGCCATGGACTCCACGGATCTGCGGTCCGTGGACGAAGCGGTGAGGACGGTCCCCATGCCGCCTGAGGTCGGCGTCTGGCTCGCCGAGTTCGCCGCCAAGCATTATGTTCCGAGAAAGAAAAAGAAACGCGGCAAGAAGCGAAGTTCAGCGCTCTACGACGCCGCGGTTGGGGATTTCAGCCCCGACGATGACTGGAGTGGAGGCACCAAGTGA
- the yqeC gene encoding selenium cofactor biosynthesis protein YqeC — protein sequence MSSSLHQALCAERGIVCAIGAGGKKTTLFALLEGATERTGLTASVFTPDFPEDIDASVHVEAPETLRRLLPTDPAMRIAYAQPTDKPRRVGPLSFDEITALHALGKFTLTLVKADGARMRRIKAPGEHEPRVVPGSTVLAITSIQSLGRPLDDRIAHRPERIAEVTGQQLGEPISGTLIARLYTRQGGLANGTGNSTVIPVLNMVDDAGLQARAREVAQAILAESERYDRVVLLSARRSGQLVDIILR from the coding sequence ATGAGCTCAAGCCTGCACCAGGCACTATGCGCCGAGCGCGGTATCGTCTGCGCCATTGGCGCCGGCGGCAAGAAGACCACGCTGTTCGCCCTGCTGGAAGGTGCGACCGAGCGCACCGGCCTGACCGCCAGCGTCTTCACGCCGGACTTCCCGGAAGATATCGACGCCAGCGTGCACGTCGAGGCACCAGAAACGCTGCGCCGCCTCCTGCCGACGGACCCGGCAATGCGGATTGCCTACGCACAGCCCACTGACAAGCCCCGCCGCGTCGGCCCCCTCTCTTTCGACGAGATCACGGCCCTGCACGCACTGGGCAAGTTCACGCTGACGCTGGTCAAGGCTGATGGCGCCAGGATGCGGCGCATCAAGGCCCCCGGTGAGCACGAGCCCCGGGTCGTGCCGGGCAGCACGGTACTCGCCATCACCTCGATTCAGTCACTGGGGCGACCGCTGGACGATCGGATCGCCCACCGCCCGGAGCGCATTGCCGAGGTGACTGGGCAACAGCTCGGTGAACCGATCAGCGGCACTCTGATCGCTCGTCTATATACCCGGCAAGGTGGGCTCGCCAATGGCACCGGCAACTCCACAGTGATCCCCGTCCTGAACATGGTGGATGATGCAGGTCTGCAGGCCCGGGCCCGGGAAGTCGCGCAAGCCATACTCGCCGAGAGCGAGCGGTATGATCGCGTCGTGCTGTTGAGCGCCAGGCGAAGCGGCCAACTCGTGGACATCATCCTGAGATAA
- a CDS encoding DUF3306 domain-containing protein yields the protein MSTEKDGFKWRADAVPTATAVEEPDFFSRWSRRKQALGKGERLEEEPAAESVDTDAVAGPEEPEVKVDPRTGKPYDELTDEDMPEVESLDQDSDVSMFMAKNISPALRMKALARVFHSAKFNKVCLCAEYADDYTNFTPMGDIVPHDLKSAIAREATKLRDRLREKGLEMSEEDAQARIAAESRGEKLPDIEELAEKTTSQELEQAEAERPDRLQG from the coding sequence GTGAGCACAGAGAAAGACGGCTTCAAGTGGCGGGCGGATGCCGTGCCGACGGCAACCGCCGTGGAAGAGCCTGATTTTTTCAGTCGCTGGTCCCGCCGCAAGCAGGCCCTTGGCAAGGGTGAGCGGCTTGAGGAGGAGCCTGCGGCGGAGTCCGTCGATACAGATGCAGTCGCGGGGCCGGAAGAGCCGGAGGTCAAGGTTGATCCGCGAACTGGAAAGCCTTACGACGAACTCACCGATGAGGACATGCCCGAGGTCGAGAGCCTGGATCAGGATTCCGACGTCAGCATGTTCATGGCGAAAAACATCTCGCCTGCCCTGCGCATGAAAGCCCTGGCCCGGGTGTTTCATTCGGCCAAATTCAACAAGGTCTGTCTCTGCGCCGAGTATGCGGATGACTACACCAACTTCACGCCCATGGGTGACATCGTTCCGCATGACCTGAAGTCCGCCATCGCCCGGGAGGCCACCAAGCTGCGGGATCGACTGCGTGAAAAGGGTCTGGAAATGTCGGAAGAGGATGCTCAGGCACGCATCGCAGCGGAGTCCCGCGGCGAAAAGTTGCCTGACATAGAAGAGCTGGCAGAGAAGACGACCAGCCAGGAATTGGAACAAGCCGAGGCAGAGCGCCCCGATCGTTTGCAGGGCTGA
- a CDS encoding sialidase family protein, whose translation MTDAASPPGGRATRTVLLVGTQKGLFRLEANKERTHWQMQGPLIPGYEILQAWIDPRDSRTGYAAVNHVIWGSHIYRSIDAGLNWQPLDALPSHPAGRHQEALHAIWCLTPGLDSAPGTLYAGIDPAGLFVSNDAGESWSSMDGLNLHPTRDTWEPAKGGFSLHSIHQCPTVPERLYAAISAGGVYRSDDGGEQWYPINRDVRAENLPQRYAESGHNVHRLVVHPRDPDRLYRQCYNGVYRSDDGGLHWQEISAGLPSDFGYALATEEDNPDSVWVVPIASNHLRTTPDGRLRVYRSRNGGNDWTALTDGLPQHHAYVTVLRENLALDSRSPMSGAYLGTSSGHVFASRDGGDSWQCIAEFLPRILSVKVCEIDEAHAEGER comes from the coding sequence ATGACCGACGCCGCTTCGCCGCCCGGCGGACGGGCAACTCGCACCGTGCTACTGGTCGGAACCCAGAAGGGCTTGTTCCGACTCGAGGCGAACAAGGAGCGTACGCATTGGCAGATGCAGGGGCCGCTTATCCCCGGTTACGAAATTCTGCAGGCCTGGATCGATCCCCGCGATAGCCGCACGGGCTACGCGGCTGTGAATCACGTTATCTGGGGCAGCCACATCTATCGCAGCATTGATGCGGGGCTAAACTGGCAGCCGCTGGATGCCCTGCCCAGCCACCCCGCGGGTCGTCATCAAGAAGCGTTGCACGCCATTTGGTGCCTGACACCCGGGCTGGATTCCGCGCCGGGCACGCTTTACGCCGGCATCGACCCGGCAGGCCTTTTCGTCAGCAACGATGCCGGCGAAAGCTGGTCGTCGATGGACGGGCTCAACCTGCATCCCACACGCGATACTTGGGAGCCGGCCAAGGGCGGCTTTTCGCTGCATTCCATCCATCAATGCCCGACGGTGCCAGAGAGGCTCTATGCAGCGATCTCCGCCGGCGGCGTCTACCGCAGTGACGATGGCGGCGAGCAGTGGTACCCCATCAACAGGGACGTACGCGCCGAGAACCTGCCCCAGCGCTACGCCGAGAGTGGCCACAACGTCCATCGCCTGGTGGTGCACCCCAGGGACCCGGATCGACTCTACCGACAGTGCTACAACGGGGTCTATCGCAGCGATGACGGTGGCCTGCACTGGCAGGAGATCTCCGCGGGGCTACCCAGCGATTTCGGTTATGCGCTCGCTACGGAAGAAGATAATCCCGATAGCGTCTGGGTGGTGCCCATTGCCAGCAATCATCTTCGCACCACGCCGGATGGCCGGCTGCGGGTCTACCGCTCGCGAAACGGCGGAAATGACTGGACCGCGCTTACTGATGGCCTGCCCCAGCACCACGCCTACGTAACGGTGCTGCGCGAGAACCTCGCCCTGGACAGCCGCTCGCCCATGAGTGGAGCTTATCTGGGCACATCCAGCGGCCACGTCTTTGCCAGCCGCGATGGCGGCGACAGCTGGCAGTGCATCGCCGAGTTCCTGCCGCGCATACTGAGCGTCAAGGTCTGCGAGATCGACGAAGCACACGCGGAGGGCGAGCGATGA
- the moaA gene encoding GTP 3',8-cyclase MoaA, producing the protein MSELQNGETKLVDRFGRHVTYVRISVTDRCDFRCVYCMSEDMTFLPRAQLLTLEEMAQMGQAFTELGVRKLRITGGEPLVRNNVIWLFQQLGQLPGLDELTLTTNGSQLDRLAQPLRDAGVRRINISLDSLDAERFRRITRVGDLDKVMRGIDAALEAGFEKIKINTVAMHNRNEDEILDLVDFVHARGMDISFIEEMPLGEISHDRAESYMSSDEVRERIETRYQLTPTTETTGGPSRYFRIPGSSSKVGFISPHSHNFCESCNRVRVTTEGQLLLCLGQEHSMDLKKVMRSNPGDMQALKQAIIDSMAIKPKGHDFNLDVKPVLFRHMSVTGG; encoded by the coding sequence ATGAGCGAGCTGCAAAACGGAGAAACCAAACTCGTCGATCGATTCGGTCGGCACGTGACCTATGTTCGAATCTCGGTGACGGATCGCTGCGATTTTCGCTGCGTCTATTGCATGAGCGAGGACATGACGTTTCTCCCCCGCGCGCAGCTCCTGACGCTGGAGGAAATGGCCCAAATGGGCCAGGCATTCACCGAACTCGGGGTCAGAAAGCTCCGCATCACCGGCGGAGAACCGCTGGTGAGAAATAACGTGATCTGGCTCTTCCAGCAGCTCGGCCAACTCCCCGGCCTCGACGAGTTGACCCTGACCACCAATGGCTCGCAGCTAGACCGCCTTGCCCAGCCGCTGCGTGATGCCGGCGTACGGCGCATCAACATCAGCCTCGATAGCCTTGACGCCGAGCGTTTCCGGCGCATCACTCGCGTCGGTGACCTCGATAAGGTCATGCGCGGTATCGATGCCGCACTTGAAGCAGGATTCGAGAAGATCAAGATCAACACGGTCGCCATGCACAACCGCAACGAGGATGAAATTCTCGACCTTGTCGATTTCGTCCACGCACGCGGAATGGACATCAGCTTCATTGAGGAAATGCCGCTCGGGGAAATCTCCCACGACCGGGCCGAATCGTACATGTCCTCTGACGAAGTGAGAGAGCGGATCGAGACCCGCTACCAGCTGACGCCCACCACGGAGACAACCGGTGGGCCGTCGCGGTACTTCAGGATCCCCGGCTCAAGCAGCAAGGTCGGTTTCATTTCTCCCCATAGCCACAATTTCTGCGAGAGCTGCAACCGGGTACGAGTTACCACCGAGGGTCAATTACTCCTGTGCCTGGGTCAGGAACACTCGATGGATCTCAAGAAAGTCATGCGCAGTAATCCCGGCGATATGCAGGCCTTGAAGCAGGCTATCATCGACTCCATGGCGATCAAGCCCAAGGGTCATGACTTCAACCTGGACGTCAAGCCCGTGCTGTTCCGGCACATGAGCGTGACTGGCGGCTGA
- a CDS encoding helix-turn-helix transcriptional regulator: MDAPAAQPQTGPASGHCGGTRLRDEAPPRFMNVRQVADYLHLNEKKVYALVGEGNIPATKVTGKWMFPRDLIDRWLIESSYGGVLTDRLALAGSDDPLLYRAIMQLARDIRAQALVSYTPTGATLGLGLLARHRADMCAIHWGPARESQHRHAALLNQYPQHHDWVLVRVFHRQQGLMVRREHLAELPELLEAPLRWAMRQEGSGCHRFLQEALASRQVDLVTIQERATCTALSGRDAAAALAMGRADIAPGSQGMATEAGLAFVPVGWESFDLALYRGVYFRKLFQQLLEELRQPRCRALAEELGGYDFSELGRMVWAA; the protein is encoded by the coding sequence ATGGATGCGCCTGCCGCGCAACCGCAAACAGGACCAGCAAGCGGCCATTGTGGCGGCACCCGATTGCGGGACGAGGCTCCGCCGCGCTTCATGAATGTTCGCCAGGTGGCGGATTACCTCCACTTGAACGAAAAAAAAGTCTACGCCCTGGTTGGCGAAGGCAATATCCCGGCAACCAAGGTCACCGGGAAGTGGATGTTCCCCCGGGATCTCATCGACCGCTGGTTGATCGAATCCAGTTACGGTGGCGTTCTCACAGACCGGCTGGCACTCGCGGGCAGTGACGACCCGCTGCTGTACCGGGCGATCATGCAGTTGGCTCGCGACATTCGCGCTCAGGCCCTGGTCAGCTACACACCCACTGGAGCCACCCTCGGTCTGGGACTGTTGGCCAGACACCGGGCAGACATGTGTGCAATCCACTGGGGTCCGGCACGGGAGAGCCAGCATCGACATGCCGCGCTGCTTAACCAGTACCCCCAGCACCATGACTGGGTCCTGGTCAGGGTGTTTCATCGCCAGCAGGGACTGATGGTGCGTCGAGAGCATCTCGCCGAACTGCCGGAGTTGCTGGAAGCGCCGCTGCGCTGGGCCATGCGGCAAGAAGGGTCGGGCTGCCACCGCTTTCTGCAGGAAGCGCTGGCCAGCCGCCAGGTCGACCTTGTAACCATTCAGGAACGGGCGACCTGCACCGCCCTCTCGGGACGAGACGCCGCGGCTGCACTCGCCATGGGCCGCGCCGACATCGCACCCGGCAGCCAGGGTATGGCCACCGAAGCGGGGCTCGCGTTCGTGCCGGTGGGCTGGGAGTCGTTCGACCTTGCTCTGTATCGCGGTGTGTACTTCCGCAAACTGTTCCAGCAGCTTCTGGAGGAACTCCGTCAACCACGCTGTCGGGCTCTGGCGGAAGAGTTGGGTGGATACGACTTCAGCGAACTGGGCAGAATGGTCTGGGCCGCCTGA
- a CDS encoding DUF6494 family protein, which yields MNPEELNMQIRKFLKQVGVTSQREIETAVREALDLKA from the coding sequence ATGAATCCGGAAGAACTGAACATGCAGATCCGCAAATTCCTTAAGCAGGTGGGCGTGACCTCGCAGCGGGAAATCGAGACGGCCGTGCGTGAGGCGCTGGACCTGAAAGCCTGA